The Nomascus leucogenys isolate Asia chromosome 23, Asia_NLE_v1, whole genome shotgun sequence genome includes a window with the following:
- the KCNJ8 gene encoding ATP-sensitive inward rectifier potassium channel 8 gives MLARKSIIPEEYVLARIAAENLRKPRIRDRLPKARFIAKSGACNLAHKNIREQGRFLQDIFTTLVDLKWRHTLVIFTMSFLCSWLLFAIMWWLVAFAHGDIYAYMEKSGMEKSGLESTVCVTNVRSFTSAFLFSIEVQVTIGFGGRMMTEECPLAITVLILQNIVGLIINAVMLGCIFMKTAQAHRRAETLIFSRHAVIAVRNGKLCFMFRVGDLRKSMIISASVRIQVVKKTTTPEGEVVPIHQLDIPVDNPIESNNIFLVAPLIICHVIDKRSPLYDISATDLANQDLEVIVILEGVVETTGITTQARTSYIAEEIQWGHRFVSIVTEEEGVYSVDYSKFGNTVKVAAPRCSARELDEKPSILIQTLQKSELSHQNSLRKRNSMRRNNSMRRNNSIRRNNSSLMVPKVQFMTPEGNQNTSES, from the exons ATGTTGGCCAGAAAGAGTATCATCCCGGAGGAGTATGTGCTGGCGCGCATCGCCGCGGAGAACCTGCGCAAGCCGCGCATCCGAGACCGCCTCCCCAAAGCCCGCTTCATCGCCAAGAGCGGGGCCTGCAACCTGGCGCATAAGAACATCCGTGAGCAAGGACGCTTTCTACAGGACATCTTCACCACCTTGGTGGACCTGAAATGGCGCCACACGCTGGTCATCTTTACCATGTCCTTCCTCTGCAGCTGGCTGCTCTTCGCTATCATGTGGTGGCTGGTGGCCTTTGCCCATGGGGACATCTATGCTTACATGGAGAAaagtggaatggagaaaagtggtTTGGAGTCCACTGTGTGTGTGACTAATGTCAG GTCTTTCacttctgcttttctcttctccATTGAAGTTCAAGTTACCATTGGCTTTGGAGGGAGGATGATGACAGAGGAGTGCCCTCTGGCCATCACGGTTTTGATTCTCCAGAATATTGTAGGTTTGATCATCAATGCAGTCATGTTAGGCTGCATTTTCATGAAAACAGCTCAGGCTCACAGAAGGGCAGAAACTTTGATTTTCAGCCGCCATGCTGTGATTGCCGTCCGAAATGGCAAGCTGTGCTTCATGTTCCGAGTGGGTGACCTGAGGAAAAGCATGATCATTAGTGCCTCCGTGCGTATCCAGGTGGTCAAGAAAACAACTACACCTGAAGGGGAGGTGGTTCCTATTCACCAACTGGACATTCCTGTTGATAACCCAATCGAGAGCAATAACATTTTTCTGGTGGCCCCTTTGATCATCTGCCACGTGATTGACAAGCGCAGCCCCCTGTATGACATCTCAGCAACTGACCTGGCCAACCAAGACTTGGAGGTCATAGTTATTCTGGAAGGAGTGGTTGAAACTACTGGCATCACCACACAAGCACGAACCTCCTACATCGCTGAGGAGATCCAATGGGGCCACCGCTTTGTGTCCATTGTGACTGAGGAAGAAGGAGTGTATTCTGTGGATTACTCCAAATTTGGTAACACTGTTAAAGTAGCTGCTCCACGGTGCAGTGCCCGAGAGCTGGATGAGAAACCTTCCATCCTTATTCAGACCCTCCAAAAGAGTGAACTGTCTCATCAAAATTCTCTGAGGAAGCGCAACTCCATGAGAAGAAACAATTCCATGAGGAGGAACAATTCTATCCGAAGGAACAACTCTTCCCTCATGGTACCAAAGGTGCAATTTATGACTCCAGAAGGAAATCAAAACACATCAGAATCATGA